From a single Nicotiana tabacum cultivar K326 chromosome 8, ASM71507v2, whole genome shotgun sequence genomic region:
- the LOC107804993 gene encoding cyclic dof factor 1-like, whose amino-acid sequence MTCESEIKLFGKILPMVVSGESTGAGRSRIDNRISTGFDVDQYLEDNRTSSSENDEGSESIDYENQTADKDNISGELSKDKLEEEDQNQMMEISEDPKISSESDYSPKSPTDEDPQTVKSAENENEPNNATDSQQTLKKPDKILPCPRCNSTDTKFCYYNNNNVNQPRHFCRSCQRYWTAGGTMRNLPVGAGRRKNKNLASHYRHISIPDDVLLAAQIESPNGFHHPMYKPNGTVLSFGPELPLCESMASALNPAEKRAPNVIPNGFYKQEHRNSSCKGGENGDDCSKGSSVMASNMMVEGGNSKPHEAVMRNTNGFPSPAPCLHGVPFPFPWNAAVPMSAIYPFGFPMPFYPAPYWNCSVPRWSNPWLSQPCRTENEKASGSDPNSPLGKHSREGDDPEGNEPVEQKSSKRSILVPKTLRIDDPDEAAKSSIWSTLGIKYDSASRGGFFKALQPKIDDRDHKDNTSPVLHANPAALSRSLVLQERT is encoded by the exons ATGACGTGTGAATCAGAAATCAAGCTGTTCGGTAAGATACTTCCGATGGTCGTGTCCGGCGAATCTACCGGCGCCGGTAGGTCTAGGATTGATAATCGGATTAGCACTGGGTTTGATGTTGATCAATATTTAGAGGACAATAGAACAAGCAGTTCAGAGAATGATGAAGGAAGTGAGTCAATTGACTACGAAAATCAAACAGCTGACAAG GATAATATATCAGGAGAGCTCAGTAAAGACAAATTGGAGGAGGAAGATCAAAATCAGATGATGGAAATATCAGAAGATCCTAAGATTTCATCAGAATCAGATTACAGTCCTAAATCTCCTACTGATGAAGACCCTCAAACAGTAAAATCTGCCGAGAATGAAAATGAACCAAATAATGCAACGGATTCCCAGCAGACACTTAAGAAGCCAGACAAAATTCTCCCATGCCCTCGTTGCAATAGTACGGATACAAAATTCTGTTACTATAATAATAACAATGTCAACCAGCCTCGTCATTTCTGCAGGAGTTGCCAGAGGTATTGGACTGCTGGTGGTACCATGAGGAATCTCCCTGTGGGAGCTGGTCGTCGCAAGAACAAGAATCTTGCATCTCATTATCGTCATATAAGTATCCCTGATGATGTATTACTAGCAGCACAAATTGAATCTCCAAATGGATTTCATCATCCTATGTACAAACCGAATGGCACTGTTCTCTCCTTTGGTCCTGAGTTACCGCTGTGTGAATCTATGGCCTCTGCTTTAAATCCAGCAGAGAAAAGGGCACCGAATGTGATCCCAAATGGCTTTTACAAACAGGAACACAGGAATTCTTCGTGCAAAGGTGGAGAAAATGGCGATGACTGCTCTAAGGGATCTTCCGTCATGGCATCAAATATGATGGTGGAAGGAGGTAACAGCAAGCCGCACGAGGCAGTTATGCGTAATACCAATGGCTTCCCGTCTCCAGCTCCTTGCCTCCACGGAGTACCTTTCCCTTTTCCATGGAATGCTGCAGTTCCTATGTCAGCTATTTACCCCTTTGGATTCCCTATGCCGTTTTACCCTGCACCTTATTGGAACTGCAGTGTGCCTCGTTGGAGTAATCCTTGGCTGAGTCAACCATGTCGAACGGAAAACGAGAAAGCATCAGGTTCTGATCCTAATTCACCTTTAGGGAAGCATTCAAGAGAAGGTGATGATCCTGAGGGCAACGAACCAGTCGAACAAAAGAGTTCAAAAAGGTCTATTTTGGTCCCAAAAACATTGCGAATTGATGATCCTGATGAAGCTGCAAAGAGTTCTATATGGTCAACTCTTGGGATTAAATATGATTCTGCTAGCAGGGGAGGATTTTTTAAGGCTTTGCAACCAAAAATTGATGACAGAGACCACAAAGATAATACATCTCCAGTGTTGCATGCCAACCCTGCAGCCTTATCTAGATCCCTCGTCCTCCAGGAAAGAACCTAA